From Styela clava chromosome 6, kaStyClav1.hap1.2, whole genome shotgun sequence, one genomic window encodes:
- the LOC120330975 gene encoding uncharacterized protein LOC120330975: MSYYSSRSNVLGDRSQRSRALRKDTNGVESNTNGNNNSSDVSKGIDSYINNYARSTGDHSHRSNRLSTSGPRKKSSLVESMAANFEQKKKESSNSSQTSSSANNKSISLNKVENTPVVMGLPPPSPKTKTSPQKLENGTSLQIEEEEDVPSPSQSRASKPSSSARRGKQQREKRMLRQKRRSTGVVRLKDDDDEEVKKETPEENTKKDEKDDEVTRKSETQRNTLSNELSPNSSTSGGSTQLDRSYVERTERPRNYDTSASQASSSTTFKGSLKSSTTSATYVTPSHSHQYSDNVFLSPDKEEESNNNISPNSTTMPMLNSSRRRGKRSSTEKSQLEVNGKREIDELREKLSTAESTIAKLTKEVGNMDIELQKLEEENGRLHVENKMLEDENRSMLMVLKTIREKSN, translated from the exons ATGAGTTATTACTCCAGTCGAAGTAATGTTCTCGGAGACCGAAGTCAGAGAAGCAGAGCTTTGAGAAAAGACACAAACG GAGTTGAAAGTAACACGAATGGAAACAATAACAGCAGTGATGTGTCGAAAGGTATCGATTCTTATATCAACAACTATGCAAGAAGTACAGGAGATCATTCACACAGAA gCAACCGGTTATCTACCAGTGGACCAAGAAAAAAGTCTTCTCTTGTGGAATCCATGGCAGCCAATTTTGAGCAAAAAAAGAAAG AATCATCAAACTCCAGTCAGACGTCATCAAGTGCGAATAATAAATCTATTTCACTTAATAAAGTAGAGAATACACCGGTTGTCATGGGTTTACCTCCACCAAGTCCAAAAACAAAAACTTCACCTCAGAAATTAGAAAACGGAACATCATTACAAATTGAAGAAGAAGAAG ATGTTCCGAGTCCGTCACAGTCTCGAGCAAGCAAACCAAGCTCGAGTGCAAGGCGAGGTAAACAACAAAGAGAAAAACGAATGTTGAGACAAAAACGTCGGAGTACAGGAGTCGTTCGTTTAAAAGATGACGATGATGAAGAAGTTAAAAAGGAAACTCCagaagaaaatacaaaaaaagatGAAAAG GATGATGAAGTAACAAGGAAGTCAGAAACACAGAGAAATACGTTGTCAAACGAACTGTCACCAAATTCATCAACAAGTGGTGGAAGTACTCAACTTGATCGTTCTTATGTTGAACGAACAGAAAG aCCACGAAATTATGACACAAGTGCGAGTCAAGCATCATCATCGACTACTTTTAAGGGTTCATTAAAATCTAGCACAACATCTGCAACGTATGTTACGCCTTCACATTCTCATCAATACAGTGATAACGTTTTCTTATCTCCTGATAAAGAAGAGGAAagcaataataatatttcaccTAATTCAACAACTATGCCTATGTTAAATTCTTCCAGAAGAAGAGGAAAACGGTCTTCTACTGAAAAATCACAACTTGAAGTTAAT GGGAAACGTGAAATAGATGAACTTCGTGAAAAACTGTCGACTGCAGAAAGTACTATTGCTAAATTAACTAAGGAAGTTGGGAATATGGATATT GAACTTCAAAAACTTGAGGAAGAAAATGGACGTTtacatgttgaaaataaaatgctGGAAGACGAGAATCGTTCCATGTTGATGGTTTTAAAAACCATAAGAGAAAAATCAAactga
- the LOC120330974 gene encoding polyamine-transporting ATPase 13A3-like, with protein sequence MTTYYLFLNTPRFVYENIFDILYEHFLTLKVEPMENYPNSDQYIAGSLVDTSLCKCTGGFPQKSVPEDKNSFCFIGRDDEPEYKCYPYKLSKFRYFLMVLVDICTAGFMWLMFYWRPDWKLKFTHYPSTFEKIDSVYLEILDGTKRVFVSAVKTDDVSVKKCAAYLFRGNQAEISRNQTCEGYQNSYVNERETSDDSCGGIEQTKVKYFYHHLMRYMWEDSVQTFIKIEGFDGNVTVGYVHESAENALSKEEQSECSKLHGENTIHVEVPAYLKLLISEVLNPFYVFQMFACIFWMVDEYVAYATAIIVISFISAIISLITVRRERQALHDMVELQNMAKVTVVRDIRAKEITDGPSSSNGSSVAKEYVTEEIWIKDLVPGDIITIPPSGLQLSFDAALIAGTCIVNESMLTGESIPVTKTPLGSSESELNNVFNVESQKSHVLFSGTEVIQTRYYQDEVVRAVVVRTGYGTAKGKLVHSILFPKPVNLKLLRDAYRFVGIMCGIAIIGFAYSTYTQIQHGESVRDILFKSIDIITITVPPALPLAMTIGIIYAQSRLKKVHINTISPQRINICGQVDVVAFDKTGTLTEEGLDLTDIVPVYSDKFASPTKPENIISMDKKSELIRCMTTCHSLTIINNELSGDPLDIQMFEATGWKLVEPKVEDETKYDQLQTTYVRPPRDVNDISSSIELVENSITSFSSQSEFEMGIIRQFPFLSSLQRVSVIAKPLHSGPKDMMVYVKGAPETIAKLCLSLPPDFASVLKIYTQQGHRVIAMASKSINLSWVKAQKIERNVIEKDLNFLGYLIFQNKLKPCSTAVIRDLDNAMIRTVMVTGDNLETALCVAKDCNILKSNLPILVPKFSMDSINPILTWFYIDDFGNKNNSLERRKSPLSSSEESNDTNHIINMGDSISANMCQIAVSGFDFSLIRNYFPEFIPALAVQGAIFARMSPQQKTELMEDLESVDYHSLMCGDGANDCGALKRAHVGLSLSEYEASVAAPFTARSETGIEAVPTLIREGRAALVTSFGMFKFMALYSMIQFTTVLLLYTNNSNLSDYQFLYIDLIIIDVVAITMSRNHAYKILHWKKPPTSLVCAEMLVSLFLQIFLQFGLQLLPYILVQDQCWFRTPTYLNHTEYVKYENASIHQEISTTTAPNIACPAPHLVLPEDNYQRTFETTCLFYVSSFMYLTASVAFSRGRPFRTAIYKNRWFLISLLVLSACTLFFMFAEIPEMDAFLDLWHIPELDFLFIICGIIAGHFIIALFIELFFIENPTLWNNIKLKCSCFEKASKKKYKNLESILNGKITQNIDDVESKFSIPSVLVGQPIYAKAKINYYDSCDGPYKTQL encoded by the coding sequence ATGACCACTTACTACTTGTTCCTCAATACTCCGCGATTtgtttatgaaaatatatttgatatattgtATGAACATTTTCTGACATTGAAAGTTGAACCAATGGAAAATTATCCCAATTCGGACCAATACATAGCTGGAAGTCTAGTAGATACTTCATTATGCAAATGCACAGGAGGTTTTCCTCAAAAGTCAGTGCCAGAGGACAAAAATTCCTTCTGCTTTATCGGTCGAGATGATGAACCGGAATACAAATGCTATCCATACAAACTTAGCAAGTTTCGTTACTTCCTTATGGTATTAGTTGATATATGCACTGCTGGTTTCATGTGGTTGATGTTTTATTGGAGGCCGGATTGGAAGTTGAAATTCACCCATTATCCAAgtacatttgaaaaaattgacagTGTTTATTTGGAAATTCTTGACGGAACCAAACGTGTATTCGTTTCAGCGGTAAAGACTGATGATGTTTCAGTAAAAAAGTGCGCTGCATATTTATTCCGCGGAAATCAAGCTGAAATATCAAGAAATCAAACTTGTGAAGGTTACCAAAATTCTTATGTTAATGAGCGCGAAACGTCAGATGACAGTTGTGGTGGTATTGAACAGACcaaagttaaatatttttatcatcatTTGATGAGGTACATGTGGGAAGACAGTGTTcaaacatttataaaaatagaAGGATTTGATGGTAATGTTACTGTTGGATATGTTCACGAATCAGCAGAGAATGCATTATCAAAGGAGGAACAATCAGAGTGTTCCAAACTTCATGGCGAAAATACTATTCATGTAGAAGTCCCCGCTTATTTGAAGTTACTTATATCTGAAGTCTTGAATCcattttatgtatttcaaaTGTTCGCTTGTATATTCTGGATGGTTGATGAATACGTTGCTTATGCTACTGCTATCATTGTTATATCTTTTATATCAGCTATAATTTCACTCATCACGGTACGCAGAGAAAGACAAGCTCTCCATGACATGGTAGAACTACAGAATATGGCTAAAGTTACTGTGGTTCGAGATATTAGGGCTAAAGAAATAACAGACGGACCTTCTAGCAGTAATGGATCATCTGTGGCTAAGGAATATGTGACAGAGGAAATATGGATAAAAGATTTGGTACCTGGTGACATTATAACGATTCCTCCATCAGGTTTACAGCTTTCTTTTGATGCGGCTTTGATTGCTGGAACTTGTATTGTCAATGAAAGTATGTTGACTGGCGAAAGTATTCCTGTCACAAAGACACCTCTGGGTTCTTCAGAATCTGAGTTGAATAATGTTTTCAATGTTGAGTCTCAAAAATCACATGTATTATTTTCTGGTACGGAAGTCATTCAGACTAGATATTATCAGGATGAAGTGGTTCGTGCTGTTGTTGTGAGAACAGGATATGGAACAGCGAAAGGAAAACTGGTTCACAGCATTCTCTTTCCCAAGCCTGTCAACTTGAAATTACTGAGAGATGCCTATCGTTTTGTTGGTATCATGTGTGGCATTGCAATCATTGGATTTGCATATTCAACTTATACTCAAATTCAACATGGTGAAAGTGTTcgagatattttattcaaatcaatcgATATTATCACGATTACTGTTCCACCCGCCCTCCCACTTGCTATGACAATAGGAATCATATATGCCCAATCACGACTTAAAAAGGTTCATATCAACACAATCAGCCCTCAACGAATAAATATTTGCGGGCAAGTTGATGTTGTTGCTTTTGATAAGACAGGTACGTTAACTGAAGAAGGGTTAGATTTGACTGATATCGTTCCTGTGTATTCTGACAAATTTGCATCTCCAACTAAACCAGAAAATATCATATCGATGGATAAAAAATCCGAGCTGATAAGGTGTATGACAACATGCCATTCTCTTACAATAATAAACAATGAATTATCTGGTGATCCACTTGACATACAAATGTTCGAAGCAACTGGGTGGAAACTAGTTGAACCTAAAGTTGAAGATGAAACCAAGTATGATCAACTTCAAACTACTTATGTTCGTCCACCACGTGATGTCAACGACATATCTTCGTCAATAGAATTAGTCGAGAATAGCATAACTTCATTTTCCTCCCAATCTGAGTTTGAAATGGGTATCATTCGTCAGTTTCCGTTTTTATCATCATTGCAAAGGGTCAGTGTTATTGCCAAACCGCTGCATTCCGGACCCAAGGATATGATGGTATATGTAAAGGGTGCTCCAGAAACAATAGCCAAGTTATGTTTGTCACTTCCGCCTGATTTTGCAAGTGTTCTCAAAATTTACACTCAACAAGGTCATAGAGTCATTGCTATGGCTTCCAAGTCCATCAATTTATCATGGGTGAAAgctcaaaaaattgaaagaaatgtgATCGAGAAAGACTTAAACTTTTTGGgatatttgatttttcaaaacaagTTGAAGCCGTGTTCTACTGCAGTGATTCGGGATCTTGACAATGCAATGATTAGGACGGTAATGGTCACTGGAGATAACCTTGAAACTGCATTGTGTGTTGCTAAAgattgcaatattttgaaatctaaTTTGCCAATACTTGTCCCTAAATTCAGTATGGATTCAATCAATCCGATTTTAACATGGTTTTATATTGATGATTTTGGGAACAAAAATAATTCGTTAGAACGTAGAAAATCTCCATTGTCTTCTTCTGAGGAAAGCAATGATACAAATCACATTATAAACATGGGCGATAGTATCAGTGCCAACATGTGCCAAATAGCAGTTTCTGGATTTGATTTTAGTCTCATCCGGAACTATTTTCCAGAATTCATTCCTGCTTTGGCAGTCCAAGGTGCAATCTTTGCTCGCATGTCACCTCAGCAAAAAACTGAGTTGATGGAAGATCTGGAATCTGTCGATTATCATTCTCTAATGTGTGGGGATGGTGCTAATGATTGTGGTGCTTTGAAACGGGCCCATGTTGGATTATCTCTATCTGAATATGAAGCGTCTGTTGCTGCACCATTTACTGCTCGATCTGAAACTGGTATTGAAGCTGTGCCAACATTGATTCGTGAGGGTCGTGCAGCACTTGTAACATCTTTCGGAATGTTTAAATTCATGGCTCTCTATTCCATGATTCAATTCACTACTGTACTGTTGCTGTatacaaataattcaaatttatcagaTTATCAATTTCTTTACATTGATCTTATCATTATTGATGTGGTCGCAATTACCATGTCAAGAAACCACGCGTACAAGATATTACACTGGAAAAAGCCACCTACTAGTCTCGTCTGTGCTGAGATGTTGGTATCTCTATTCCTCCAAATATTTCTCCAATTTGGGCTACAATTACTCCCATATATTCTCGTGCAAGACCAATGCTGGTTTAGGACTCCTACATATCTTAATCATACAGAATATGTGAAGTATGAAAATGCGTCCATTCATCAAGAAATTTCCACAACTACCGCTCCTAATATAGCTTGTCCCGCTCCTCATCTTGTACTGCCTGAAGACAACTACCAACGTACTTTTGAGACGACTTGTTTGTTTTATGTTTCATCATTCATGTATTTAACAGCGTCAGTGGCATTTTCCAGAGGACGGCCTTTTCGTACTGCAATATATAAAAACAGATGGTTCCTTATCAGTCTTTTGGTGCTTTCTGCATGTACGTTATTCTTCATGTTTGCAGAAATACCTGAAATGGATGCATTTTTGGATTTATGGCACATTCCCGAATTggattttctttttattatatGCGGCATAATTGCTGGACATTTTATCATTGCCCTATTCATTGAACTGTTCTTCATTGAGAATCCTACGCTGTGGAATAACATTAAATTAAAATGTTCCTGCTTCGAAAAAGCTAGCAAGAAAAAATACAAGAATCTTGAATCTATTTTGAATGGAAAAATCACTCAGAATATTGATGATGTTGAATCAAAATTTTCCATTCCCTCTGTACTTGTCGGACAACCTATTTATGCCAAggcaaaaataaattactatgactCTTGTGATGGTCCTTACAAAACTCAATTATGA